One genomic window of Parasteatoda tepidariorum isolate YZ-2023 chromosome 9, CAS_Ptep_4.0, whole genome shotgun sequence includes the following:
- the LOC107437229 gene encoding protein toll-like: protein MSKKYQRLRLFRSTFFDIKIPEIRVRCPLQRIDDNAFDHTRSLTKLLLSETRFHGIPSAISSIKNLKTLEIVKGRLTEITTELQYMPELINLSLTKNRISSLLGSVFIGDIKLQSIILTNNKLKILDNKTFDPCLSLRLVKLDKNDLITVDGLFQNPSLMNIDLSYNLLTTIPEDLFYNLENLTSLKLKENNISNVTKWFSGNNRLEHIDLSDNLIESCDYTFQSMQSLKTIYLHGNRLSKITKNCFSSIPSLEELILKTNHISQIDSEAFSQLDQLRNIDVSFNRLKTLSRESFPDVLKIRELFTTGNNWVCDCRILWIRDWMTANTALNTSILDFTCSLPIRFKTKQLSQLTKEDLSWPKEDCPSYCDCSCVAFRDKGYANVNCASKGLTRIPTRFPELTMELNLRENLLSNPVEINLPSASKLRILNLERNFISRLDFSLPNNLKVLLLAENNITRFFNNPPSNVKTFTLSRNPWRCDCDTLPFRKWIIAHNSTILDVNEVRCSFEEGRESLRGKVIITLSELELCPKPQIYILMGAGGTGKYYYLSNPFIFRDSEKS, encoded by the exons atgtcaaaaaaatatcaaaggcTACGTTTATTTCGAAGTACATTTTTTGATATCAAGATACCTGAAATAAGAGTGAGATGCCCCCTTCAAAGAATAGACGACAACGCCTTCGATCATACTAGATCACTGACTAAGCTACTTCTTTCTGAAACAAGATTTCATGGAATTCCAAGTGCCATTAGTAgtatcaagaatttaaaaacacttgagATTGTGAAAGGTAGATTAACTGAGATTACAACAGAACTTCAATATATGCCTGAACTTATAAACCTCTCATTGACTAAAAACAGAATAAGTTCACTATTAGGCAGTGTTTTTATTGGTGATATTAAACttcaatcaattattttaacaaataataagttGAAGATCTTagataataaaacatttgatcCTTGCCTGAGTTTACGATTGGTTAAATTGGACAAGAACGATCTGATAACAGTTGACGGCTTATTTCAGAATCCTAGTTTgatg aatatcgATTTAAGCTATAACCTATTGACAACAATACCTGAAGACCTTTTCTACAATTTGGAAAATTTGACTAGTcttaaactgaaagaaaataatataagtaatgTTACAAAATGGTTTTCTGGAAACAATCGTTTGGAACATATCGATTTAAGTGACAACTTAATCGAATCTTGCGATTATACATTTCAATCGATGCAATCGTTGAAGACTATTTATTTGCATGGTAACCGTcttagtaaaataacaaaaaattgcttttcgtCGATTCCATCGCTTGAAGAATTGATACTCAAGACGAATCATATTTCCCAAATCGATTCAGAAGCATTTTCTCAACTAGACCAGCTACGAAATATTGATGTGtcttttaatagattaaaaacattgTCAAGGGAATCATTTCCTGATGTTTTAAAGATTCGAGAATTATTTACCACAG GAAATAATTGGGTGTGTGATTGTCGCATTTTGTGGATCAGAGATTGGATGACGGCTAACACAGCATTAAATACATCAATTTTGGACTTTACTTGTTCTTTGCCAATCAGGTTCAAAACAAAACAGCTCAGCCAATTGACTAAAGAAGATTTATCTTGGCCAAAAGAAGACTGTCCATCGTATTGTGATTGTTCATGTGTTGCTTTCCGAGACAAGGGATACGCAAATGTGAATTGCGCATCAAAAGGCTTGACAAGG ATACCAACTAGATTTCCAGAATTAACTATGGAACTAAATCTTCGAGAAAACTTGTTGTCTAATCCAGTCGAAATCAACCTTCCTTCAGCGTCCAAGCTACGTATCTTAAATTTGGAGAGAAACTTTATCTCACGATTGGATTTCAGTCTTCCAAACAACCTAAAGGTTCTTTTACTGGCAGAAAACAATATTACAAGATTCTTCAATAATCCGCCGTCTAATGTCAAGACCTTCACTCTATCTCGAAACCCGTGGAGGTGTGATTGTGATACTCTACCGTTTAGAAAGTGGATCATAGCACACAATTCTACG attttagatGTAAACGAGGTACGATGCAGCTTTGAAGAAGGCAGAGAAAGTCTGAGaggaaaagtaataattactcTGAGTGAACTCGAGCTTTGCCCTAAACCACAGATCTATATCCTAATGGGAGCGGGGGGAACGGGTAAGTACTATTACTTATCGAATCCTTTCATATTCCGGGATTCTGAAAAGAGTTAA